The window AGAACTCTGACGCGCACATCCGCACCTCCCCCACGCCGTAGATGCACTGCGCCCCCTGCAGCGCTGCGTGCTCGCCCTGCACCACCCCCTGCGTACGCCGCGATGTACTACTCTGCATGCATTTGGCCGTTGACTCATACAACCAAAAGCACGTACGCTATGCACTCGATAATCAATCAATTCAACCATTGCGTCGCTGTGTGCGTGCGTGTACGGGCTTACGATGGAGGAGTCACGAATGGAGCGGCTGAACACGCCGCCGTGGAGCGGCGGGGCAGAAAatgaggctggttgtaatgggaagtatcatatagtagtatcatgcacatgatattagtgcatgatactacctccctaatgcatagtatcatatattagtattatatagtactttatttattgtcatgcatgacacaaagtagcataacatttattatgatacgttatcatgatatgatacttcaccctttctttcttcatttaatgttatgacacctcatcaaaattgcctggtTGACACGCATGATACTGGCTATGATACTACCATCATGACCAGCCTGAGGGTGGAGACGTCTCCATAGAAACAGCCACGCACGCCCGACTCACGCTTTTCCGTCTAGATTCTACTGGCCTTGCGCGACGTGTTTTTCTTTAGAAACAAAAGTCGGTAAAATTTACCATGGGGTTGCAAGTTATCAGGTGTGCAGTGCGTAAATTATCATGATATACAGATAAATAGTATTACACAGATGCATATGTAAGTTACCATGTTGTTTACACAAGTCTTACCTATAGTTCTGGCCGATTATCTTACAATCTATAAAGTCGCTGATAAGATTGTTGAAGCAAACATGAGATGCATCTCAAACATAAGAGAGACAAACTCTCAAACACACAAGTTACTTCTCGCAAAACCAGTACAAATCACCACATCTAGATACATTTTCTAACCACGGCGACAAGATAAAAAAGACAGCACACCACCACCCCAGATCAACAACTGATGATCTCTATCTCCTAACAAGCAAACTCAACTCAAAGATAAAGCAGAGGAAAATCTCAAGAGAAATCTAACCATATCCATCAAACTTTCTGCAAAATCACCTACAGACCCAACACATCCCTGATTGCCTCCAACAGTTGAACTGTGCCAGCCTTCTCCAAAACTCCCAAAAAACTGTCATGTGACCTTACTCACAACTCAATAGACAAAAAATCATCAGCCATTTGCGACAACCAAGCTTGCGGCTGTGGGGTTACCATCTTTCGGGGCAACACCATTCACGTCAACTGCCACCACATTGTCCTCCACCGTAGGTTTTCTCTCTCGGTAACTTCAGACTTGCGCAGTGCCTGCGCATTGCTTGAATCATTTTCATCATTGTCAATAGTAGGCCGCAATTTCAAATGAGTAACATTACGGTTTTAATAGCTCCAGCCTTTCTAAAGCTGATAAGCAATTGAATCAGGGAAAGGACTCAACTGAAAGGAGGTTATGCAAATTACCAAATGAAAAATGGAAGTCCGTACATTTTACAAGGAAGATAGCTATTTATAATTACCAACTTCGAGCTTACAACACTATTCACACAGAAAACCAGGAACACCCTAAACAGAAGCTAGCACAAAGGATTAACCTTTCAGCAGATCAAAGAGGCTTGCATTAATACACTGAAGTAAAAATGGTATGTATTTACATTCTTCAGTGGATGCTGCCACTGTGATTTCCTCTCTTGCATTCTTGACCATTATCTCTCTTTGACACAATGTTCAATTATCTTACATTCTTGGTTATTATTTCTCTTTGACACATGCAAAGGCCTTAGCGCTCGTAAAAAGCCTTTTCTATACCTTCAATTATCCAATTAACATTTGGCAGTCAAACACTTAACAGACTAAACCAGAAGCTAGCCATGCGTGGCTGTAATGTTGTAGCAAACTAGTAAGAAGAAGCTCCAATCCAATGATGGTGTGATTAAACAAGGAAATTATGTACACAAATCGCTGACACAGACTAATAACTGAACTCAACTTACCTTCCTGATGGTCAGACACTTATATGGGGGTGAATGAGAACACAATCCTCCCTTGGGACATGGAGAATTGTCCGTCAGACGTTGCGAGAATCGCGCAGTCTAAGCATACCAAGCAAGCGCGGGTGCTCGGTCTTGCAGTCCCTCGCAAACACCAGGGCATGAAGCCTTCCTGGCGGCGCGGCTGGAGTGGGTGAGGGAGAGAGATATCAGGGGGCTGCCAGGCGGGATCGTGTCCGCTATATGCAAAACGGACGTTGATGAGGTCGTTCGGCAGTTTTGCAAAAAAGATATGGCGTGCCATGTACATATCTCGCGTTTAGTTAAGTATAAAAAGGCATTACCACATGGTCCATGTAGTAAGCTAACAAAAGGCATTCGTTGCTTCGTGTCGGGGTAGCACCGCGTGGCGTGCGCGTCGAGCCGACGACGGCAAAAAGCAGAGCAAAACGGTTTCCGTCCGACGACTCACTTGACCGTGAAAGGGAAACGAAAACAGAAACGCGTGTGACGTGTGCCTTCCCGTGCGTCTCCGAGGGCGACAGCGacagggaaggaaggaaggaaggggatgagctccgccgccgccgcctcctcgtcggcgtcGCCGGTGCCGCCGGAGGACGACGTCTGCTCCGTCTGCcacgaccgcttccggatcccctgcCAGGCCAACTGCTCCCACTGGTTCTGCGGTtcgtccctccctccctcccccctttcctcCCCCGATCCATCTCCACTGTTCCCCCTCCCTCCCCGGAAATTTTGCCACAAATTGTATAGAGGCGTGAGCGTTCGGCTGGTCACGGGAAGCTGCTGCTCCTTCCCTTCGGATGCGGGGAAGGGGGGCTCTGGATTGCTCGGAATTGCCGACGAGTGTCAGATTCGTTCGATTGTTCAGATCAATGGCGAGCTGCGGAGCCGTACGCCCAGATCGAGAACTTGCCCTTGTTCTCTCCTAGTTTGTCTAGGACATGCTTGCTCGAATCGATCCGAAATGAGGGTTTAGGGTGCTCTGGTTTGCTTAGGGTGAAATAATGGAACTCATATAGTGTGTAACGGGATGGCAGGACAGTAGTGGGTACTAGAATCTATGTGCACCACCTGTTTGATAACAGGGTAGTGTCTACTAGAATGTGCACGACAGAAATATCTGCCATATTTCAAGATTGCTTCTCATTATCTGGAGTTTAAAATTGTTTCCTGCAAGTACTGAAGGCGATGAACACCATCCCCTCGTGCAGCCATTGTAGAAAACCCACATTCATTGCCGATATAAGCATCGTCTCGGCCCATCCAATGTCCGCTCACAGGGCCGAAGCAACAAAATCACATGTGCGTGTTCATGTTGAGTTCAGATCGTTTCCGCCTGATACAAAGGATGAATTACTTCTGGAATTCCATATGCATCCTTGTATCTTGGTTGAAGGATACTAACTATCATTTTAAGGAAATGTGGCGCTAATTTTGTTCACTAGGAATAAGCAAGTTTGTCTGCCTAAAGTGTATAATCAAtgtaatagtactccctccgtacacttttataagtcgtttcagacaactcaaATTGAGCTGTTTTGCACGCTGTCTAAAGTGCCTACAAtgccttataaaagtgaacagagggagtagatattACCATATGGTGTGTTACAGTGGAGATGTCCGCTGCATAGGTTATTATTTGTCTTCCGGGTTCCCCTCTACACAATATGTTGTAATATCTTGTTGCTGATTCACACATTGTCTGTACTTCACCCATCTTATTCCTGTGTAGGGTAGGGCATTATCTTCTATAGTTCTATTACTGAAGATTTAGTTAGTTCTTCTAAGTTCCCAAATTTTGCAGGAGAGTGCATCGTCCGTGTTTGGAATCATGGAGCTGCTGTACAGCCTTGCAAGTGTCCCATTTGCCGCCGCCTTATAAATCTGCTGGTACCTGCTAATGTATCAGACGATCAGAATGATGATCCCCAGCTTCAGCGTGTTTTGGGAGAGATTCAGCACTACAATCACATATTCGGTGGAGCACCACGCAGCCTAACTCAGGTTTTATACTCTGTTCTGCCATGAAAAGCTGGCTTCATTTATTTCAGATACATAGTGTACACAAGAGATATAGCCAAATGATCTAAAATTTTCAGCCACCACAAGAAGACCGACAATTGTTTTCCTGATATAAATATTACAATTGATATTTGATTGGCCAAAATTCCTGATAGCACTTCAGCAATGCCAAGGGGGAAATGTGTTAAGTCTCCCATGTTCTTATAAGCTAAAACTTCCCATGTTAATGACTGTAGGGAAGGGAAATAGTTATAGAGCATCACTGATGGTGTTGCCGGATTTGAACATTGTGAATTGTTTAGTTATAAGTATTCAAGATTTATACTTGCCATAATAGATGTTAGTATTGTAAATGAATTGACTGTATTTTGTAATCCAAAGACAAACTCTAGCATTTACAAATAATAGGTTATGGGTAACCACTAGTTCATTATTGTCTTTTTCAGAGGCTGCAAGACCTACCGTTTTTCATACGAAGGCTGTTCAGAGAACTAATGGATCCCCAGAGGACCCTCCCACTTGTATTCAGGGCGAGGATGATTCTGATGGTACGAATGTTGTAGGCCATTAAACTATGTTTGTACCATGTTAACACTATTACACTGGAAAACTACTGA is drawn from Triticum dicoccoides isolate Atlit2015 ecotype Zavitan chromosome 4A, WEW_v2.0, whole genome shotgun sequence and contains these coding sequences:
- the LOC119287513 gene encoding E3 ubiquitin-protein ligase RNF170-like, giving the protein MSSAAAASSSASPVPPEDDVCSVCHDRFRIPCQANCSHWFCGECIVRVWNHGAAVQPCKCPICRRLINLLVPANVSDDQNDDPQLQRVLGEIQHYNHIFGGAPRSLTQRLQDLPFFIRRLFRELMDPQRTLPLVFRARMILMVILSGVYVLSPVDILPESVLGLFGFFDDFLILVIVFLHLAAVYRSLLLYRHGGH